gaaaactatattggaaaatatatagacaaaacaaagcgacgtctggacgggaagaggaaaagaaagagaggaagaatgacatagaaaggttaagaaagaaagagaaagaaaaaaaggaggagaaaaagagaaagaaagcaataatgagaaagacggcaaatatatagacagagagaaagaagcctccccttcttgatccactccttctattgtctcttggaatgtgcaggagtgtataggaaagcaagggtagggttagagggtgagggacaggctcagagcgacctttgaaagggaaaggctgaggaagtgggaatctccctctccctcctcctcctcctcctcctcctcctcctcctccttcttcttcttcttcttcttcttcttcttcttcttcttcttcttcttcttcttcttcttcttcttcttcttcttcttcttcttcttcttcttcttcttgtttctcgttgtcgtcctcatcataacgttgcgccctctcttactggacccgctttttcagatacgtagaaccagccccgccaccgagtaggccgccggaaccctgggcaagcgtctacatgcccaacagtagacaggtggatgactaaaaagctgcaaatacgtttctatgaaagtaggtgtgccggcatgtaaataggtgtgcctgcctgcctgcctgcctgcctgcctgcctgcctgcctgcctgcctgcctgcctgccaattaaagcgaacgggctagctaacagacaaacacaaaactagctagctaacaaactaaaagacaaactagctagctagcaaacaaacaaacaaacaaacaaacaaactgactagctagctagcaagcaagcaaacaagctagctagcaaacaaacaaacaaacaaacaaacaaggtagctagctagcaaacaaacaaaataacaagctaactagcaaacaaacaaacaaacaaacaaacaaacaaacaaacaaacaaacaaacaaacaaacaaacaaacaaacaaacaaactagctagcaagcaaacaagcaagcaaacaagctagctagctagcaaacaaacaaacaaacaaacaaacaaactaactaactaactaactaactaactaactaactaactaactaactaactaactaactaactaactaactaactaactaacaaacaaacaaacaaacaaacaaggtagctagctagcaaacaaacaaaataacaagctaactagcaaacaaacaaacaaactaactaactaactaactaactaactaactaactaactaactaactaactaactaactaactaactaactaactaactaactaactaactagctagctagctagctagctagcaagcaagcaagcaagcaagcaagcaagctaggtagctagctagctagctagctagcaaacaaacaaacaaacaaacaaacaaacaaacaaacaaacaaacaaacaaactaactaactaactaactaactaactaactaactaactaactaacaaacaaacaaacaaacaaacaaacaaacaaacaaacaaacaaacaaacaaacaaacaaacaaacaaacaaacaaacaaacaaacaaacaaacaaacaaacaaacaagctagcaaacaaacaaacaaggtagctagctagcaaacaaacaaaataacaagctaactagcaaacaaacaaacaaacaaagacacaaactaactaactaactaactagctagctaactagcaaaaaagctaattagggagctagctcgtttgtttgttgcaagctaacttgttagttagttttgttgtgggagttttgttcttagtttgttgaggtttgtaatgcgtgttggctttcctttttggggggggggtttgcttgggatggagtattgcgatttctttttacatatgttagatgactgtctctttttagtgattctgaaagtcctttagcgaaaataatcacttggattatagtgtctttcctgcaatatttgcctgtggaatggaataagtattatttcatctatcactgaaatagctggatgttaatacaaaaatattgccatactcaactcctaatacctccccaattgttttttttttttttttattttttaatgcaagaccataggtaatagtagctgtatctacaaaacgattggtaataggattatctgttactcaagcaaatggtacaaataaatcattctccttgaacaagtttgtttttacatcctgtgcatatgggaggaaaaatgaaatctaatagcgcttttatcaactctttcatagttactcaaatattctaatacctacaaccagaacagatatattttcattattgtatgtgagaggtatagagggaagtaattgcttgttaaggcttttattctaagaatctacctcaaaaaaggctagaaagttcagagttaaaagtgtaatgattaccgaagtagaaaaatcatataagatctctattcataactcccgtaacacctactatacatttcagcggcagacaaacgctgtttttcgcaaatatctcctaaacgaatctttggatcagtatgatatttcagcacactacctataatacccggacctaatttatagctaacctaccacattactgtatgtcttatgtgacgagtttacttgtgaaaaataacacaaacccgacgagtcatgttgacgcattcgaaggaaagtgtgccccccccccctgcaccctcccaaactattcctagccacaactactcccccttctcgctctcgttatccctcctcttctccccctaacttctcgcctccctcatcactcttgtgtcccttcctatttctcccatcactgtattatatattagaatgttatgtacgtgtatatgtatagatagtatgattattaactaagagcatgttattttgttgacttgtctctttcatatttatattttgccaaaattataaaccgcGTATAattttctccatctatacatatggttatcgtgcgtaatacgtagtcattactatatatatatatatatatatatatatatatatatatatatatatatatatatatatatatatatatatatatatatatatatatatatatatatatatatatatatatatatatatatatatatatatatatatatatatatatatatatatatgtacattccactacttattaagtggaagcaatatgaaaaaagtatgtaattatatatatatatatatatatatatatatatatatatataataatgatagtgtagtctgcttaagtcatagcctcgggctggggaagggggatggtgtgagtaggggggtgaagagggcaaccaggagggggatactgcgatattggagtagggaaggagtggtcttggggttgttcggggcgttggtggaggggctagaggagtaccccacactcgtccgattctgtttaacaccttagatatgatgactggattaggcttaatatcactcagtaagctcctaacataacacatattgcaacatggtatattagccataaattaggtccgggtgttaaaggcagtgtgttgaaatatcatactgatccaatgattcgtttaggagatatttgcgaaaaacagcgtttgtccgccgctgaaatgtatagtaggtgtgaatatactgctcctgtatggtttatggtagcaaaagacttcaaagatataatcaagagagaatcatgcaatgtaataaactctacccacatactggccaaagaatatgctaaagatatttctcaaggaaaaaaaaaaaaaaatcactccttagcaatggcttttagttacagcagaagagcgactcgtggggttccccgtccgctaggggaacctacggcggagctatgtgcgtggttctccttaaactctttgttttttttttttttttttttttggtgtgtgtgtgtgtgtgtgtgtgtgtgtgtgtgtgtgttcttctaattctaattctaattcttattagctagcgcgaggtgagactcctgtatggcagtgtctgtgctggctggccctggtggttttgcacttagtttagcttaccctcccaaacgttttcttcttctcctcagggtctacctagcacctgtgtgtgaggccggatgtttaggttgggttaaactataccgtgtgaaggtgaaggtgaaggtacaaaccgatgcatgctttctcgggtgaggcaggggatcatacatgacgtcagtgagtgactgactgattcattttactcattccggacctactccacaggccacagcgggtcggagcccacccagctactacctacctacctacctacttcatctcggcgggggcagcgccgcatctgatctgcacgacggccatcatcgtctcaacgacctacctcccggctctgttttgcgttttttttatttgttatgttatgtcttgtgTGTGGGTTAattgttgttatcgtcgttgtcagcagaggagtcccttacctgccgtgaagaaaacaaactaagtgtgggaagcctgccagacgtgggggttgttaattgttgtcatgactgagggtcttcttcctagtaatatcagcaggaattgacctaggaatgtcactatgtagttgagggtgtgtgtccagaagtctctttttggaaaagggtgtggctcccaaggggagccggattaaacggtactgttgtcgtccctgaaaggccgagggcgattacttcttctcggtcttcttgggcaggagcaccgcctggatgttaggcagcacacctccctgggcaatggtgacgccggagaggagcttgttcagctcctcgtcgttgcggatggccagctgcaggtggcgggggatgatgcgggtcttcttgttgtcgcgggccgcgttgccggccagctcgagcacctcggcggccaggtactccatgacggccgccaggtacacgggggcgccggcgcccacgcgctcggcgtagttgcccttcctcaggagacggtggatcctgcccacggggaactgcaggccggcacggctggagcgggactttgacttccccttcacctttcctcccttgccgcgtccagacatgtcgacagtgagtggtgggggcgtggacttgcgcttctgctgtgggctcggagagcgaatacctgctttcgcggctttttcgccctatatatagtgcagcgcaggatcggagggcggggacggcccggcgagcctgccaatgggagcgcgcgccgccacgcgtccccgcgatcccgatcgagcggcgccgccataaaggggggAATCCGGGTgcggcccggcaacattcgctcgccgtctgggaacgaagaagcagacatgccccccaaagcatcaggaaaggccgccaagaaggccggcaaggcccagaaggccatcgccaagggtgacaagaagaagaagcgcaggaggaaggagagctactccatctacatctacaaggtgctcaagcaggtccaccccgacaccggcgtctcctccaaggccatgtccatcatgaactccttcgtgaacgacatcttcgagcgcatcgccgccgaggcctctcgcctggcccattacaacaagcgctccaccatcaccagtcgggagatccagacggccgtccgtctcctcctgcccggtgagctggccaagcacgccgtgtccgaaggcaccaaggccgtcaccaagtacacctcctccaaataagcaacccaccaacttgcttgcactggaaaagaaccggctccatcggagccacaaactatttcccgaaagagaacgaagacggttagtccctcccgcgctctctctctctctctctctctctctctctctctctctctctctctctctctctctctctctctctctctctctctctctctctctcttactcactcactcactgagctgacccaccaagggatgcatggcatcgataagcggaccgagtcccgccagtgctcgccaaaccgcgaccaaggcttgaaatcgccaatgcttctctcggtcgtttgtggTTAGGTGCAGGGGATcgcgatgagcgatatatgcgtatacatagcagccgtcatcagtagttagtgattccgcccctccgtttatatttatttacttgttctggtaattcctgtcttcctgcctgcatgtagtccccacatattccctactcgtgcacccgccagttgaaataagttaagagagaaatcaaagccccccaatcaattgatatgagattatgaagcagaaggatatgtgggacaggcaacaagccagtgatcctcctcctccccccctgcccgccccagtgtctgtctaaactctctcccggaaagtgactttggccctgaaaagggcctagatatagtgtgagcagattgtagtactcagacgggcaacgcccgcttaggcacgctcgccgcgaatgcgacgggccagctggatgtcctttggcatgatggtgacacgcttggcgtggatggcgcagaggttggtgtcctcgaagagaccgacgaggtaggcctcggaggcttcctgcagagccatgacggcagaggactggaagcggagatcggtcttgaaatcctgggcgatctcgcgcaccagacgctggaagggcagcttcctgatgaggagctcggtgctcttctggtagcggcggatctcacggagggccacggtcccgggcctgtagcggtgaggcttcttgactcctccggtggccggggccgacttgcgagcggccttggtggccagctgcttgcggggcgccttgccaccggtggatttcctggcagtctgcttggtacgggccatggctacggacgaacagaacagttgagtcttcccagccgtttctggtttttatagttttggcggccgggggaggagcggtggtccgccgcgtcctgcgcgtgcgccgcctcctagtcccgcgcttgcccgcccccgtcaggcagtgcatctatctagccctattggaggaatttaggggtctcttggagctgtctgcatatgctagagcctagtaccgtgtggaggctcacccaacgtcactgggccgtccggaagtagacggcaggagccagcctatcgcccaaagacccaccaccgccgcctctggctctgcatatatagagcgaacgctggGGCAGCCCACACAGTTCCAgcgcagacagcagtgagtgcagaccctctctcctcactgctgctctccctgacttgcccctgcagacggcccggttgagctttcagctcccgcctctgctatggcggcaagaaggaagcggcccacggagtctgctcctgacgacggggacggatggacccgcgtgcagagcaagcgggcccgaaggaggacgcttcacgaggacggcggggaggaccgatcgagcggacccctgccggagtggaggctggtgtcttcggacttcagcacccactaccaggccattcggtggatggaggacgagcggaagctgcgactccgggtgacggtctcccgcgcgggggacttcctcatccgtgcgtgggactgggaccacgccaccaccctggacgagattgctgctggacggacccgcggcatcaccctggagaaaaaggaggcggcggtgaagggtgt
The Eriocheir sinensis breed Jianghai 21 unplaced genomic scaffold, ASM2467909v1 Scaffold434, whole genome shotgun sequence DNA segment above includes these coding regions:
- the LOC126992288 gene encoding histone H2A-like yields the protein MSGRGKGGKVKGKSKSRSSRAGLQFPVGRIHRLLRKGNYAERVGAGAPVYLAAVMEYLAAEVLELAGNAARDNKKTRIIPRHLQLAIRNDEELNKLLSGVTIAQGGVLPNIQAVLLPKKTEKK